A window of Littorina saxatilis isolate snail1 linkage group LG7, US_GU_Lsax_2.0, whole genome shotgun sequence contains these coding sequences:
- the LOC138972018 gene encoding ribosome-binding protein 1-like: MHTGPEFLQCTIKAQGRGIKVSKVLCCARREDYLHYIALSRQQVNQAAHETGRVNQAAHETGRVNQAAHETGRVNQAAHETGRVNQAAHETGRVSQAAHERGRVNQAAHETGRVNQAAHETGRVNQAAHETGRVNQAAHERGRVNQAAHERGRVNQAAHETGRVNQAAHERGRVNQAAHERGRVNQAAHERGRVSQAAHERGRVSQAAHETGRVNQAAHERGSQHE, translated from the exons atgcatacgggcccagaatTCTTGCAGTGCACGATCAAAGCCCAAGGAAGGGGCATCAAGGTCAGCAAGGTGTTGTGTTGTGCACGACGAGAGGATTACCTGCACTACATCGCCCTCTCCCGACAGCAAG tcaacCAGGCGGCACACGAGACGGGGAGAGTCAACCAGGCGGCACACGAGACGGGGAGAGTCAACCAGGCGGCACACGAGACGGGGAGAGTCAACCAGGCGGCACACGAGACGGGGAGAGTCAACCAGGCGGCACACGAGACGGGGAGAGTCAGCCAGGCGGCACACGAGAGGGGGAGAGTCAACCAGGCGGCACACGAGACGGGGAGAGTCAACCAGGCGGCACACGAGACGGGGAGAGTCAACCAGGCGGCACACGAGACGGGGAGAGTCAACCAGGCGGCACACGAGAGGGGGAGAGTCAACCAGGCGGCACACGAGAGGGGGAGAGTCAACCAGGCGGCACACGAGACGGGGAGAGTCAACCAGGCGGCACACGAGAGGGGGAGAGTCAACCAGGCGGCACACGAGAGGGGGAGAGTCAACCAGGCGGCACACGAGAGGGGGAGAGTCAGCCAGGCGGCACACGAGAGGGGGAGAGTCAGCCAGGCGGCACACGAGACGGGGAGAGTCAACCAGGCGGCACACGAGAGGGGGAGTCAGCATGAataa